Genomic window ([Eubacterium] hominis):
TTGGTATATAGTATGTTTGAAGTTAGATTTAACTAACATGAGAGCTTGCATAAACATTCCTTTCTCAAAATGTAATCCTCTTTAAACCTTTCATAACTTTACAACCAACAAGATTATCTGACTTCTTAAATTGGAACGTATTTCCTCATGCGTTCCTTTTTCTTTTTTCTTTTTCAAATGGCAAACTTATGGTAAACTAATACTGATTGGAGTTGAGAATATGGCTTTTTTACCTACAACAAGAGAAGAAATGCTGCAACAGGGCTATGAACAGGTGGATTTTGTATATGTGAGTGGGGATGCGTATGTGGATCATCCAAGCTTTGGATGTGCAATTATCACCAGAGTCTTGCAGGCATATGGATATAGCTGTGCCATTCTTGCACAGCCTGACTGGCATAACGACGATGAATTTACACAATTTGGAGAACCAAGACTTGGCTTTTTGGTATCTGCTGGAAATATTGATTCTATGGTGAATCATTATTCTGTTAATAAAAGACGACGTGATAAAGATTACTACAGTGATGAGGGGGTTATGGGAAAACGACCAGATCGTCCTACCATTGTATATACACAGATATTGAAACGTTTATATCCGCATAAGCCGGTTATGATTGGTGGAATCGAGGCCAGCTTGCGACGTTTATCTCATTATGATTATTGGGATGATAAAGTAAGAAGAAGTATTTTAATGGATTCTCAAGCCGATTTATTGATGTATGGCATGGGAGAAAACACCATCGTGGAAGTCGCAGATGCTTTGGCAAGTGGATTAGAGGCAAAGGATATTTGTTATATCAGAGGTACCGTATGGAAAACAAAATCCATTGAATATGTATCAGATTATATCATGCTGCCAAGTTATGAGGAAGTATGTAAAGATAAGCGTACGTATGCGAAAAGCTTTCATATCCAGCATGAAAATATTGATGCGATTGCAGCAAAGGTATTGGTAGAACCATATGATGGATGGTATGTGGTACAAAATCAACCACCACTTCCATTGACACAGGAAGAAATGGACTTTACGTATTCACTGCCATATGAAAGAACGTATCATCCTAAATATAAATACATACCAGCAATTGAAGAAGTACAGTTTTCCATTGTATCAAATCGAGGCTGTTTTGGATCTTGTGCCTTCTGTGCAATTACCCATCATCAAGGTAGAGTCATTTCTACCAGAAGTAAGGAAAGTATTGTGGAGGAAGCAAAACGGATTACGGAAATGCCTAACTTTAAGGGATATATTCATGATGTGGGAGGGCCTACTGCCAATTTCTCAAGAGAGGCATGTGACAAACAAAGAGAATTTGGCGCATGTAAAAGCAGAGAATGTTTATTCCCGAAACCATGTAATAACCTGATTGTTGATCATAGCCGTTATTTGGATATCCTTCGTGCTGTAAGAGAGCTGCCTAGGGTGAAGAAAGTATTTATTCGTTCAGGTATTCGTTATGATTATCTGATGTATGATAAAAATGATGAGTTCTTTGATGAACTGGTACAGCATCATATCAGTGGACAGTTAAAGGTTGCCCCTGAACATATCAGTGCGGAAGTATTGGATAAAATGGGAAAACCACGTAAAGAATTGTATTTGAAATTCGTTGAAAAATTTAAACAGAAGAATGAACAGTTCCATAAGGATCAATATATCGTGCCATATCTGATGAGTTCCCATCCAGGATGTGATTTAAATGGTGCGATTGAATTAGCGTGCTACCTGAAAAAAATTCATCATACCCCAAAACAGGTACAGGATTTCTATCCAACGCCGGGAACACCGGCGACTTGCATGTATTATACTGGACTTGATCCTAAAACAATGAAACCGGTCTATGTGGCAAGAACACATGAAGAAAAAGCCATGCAAAGAGCATTGATGCAGTTTACTTATCCTCAAAATTATGATTTAGTATATAAAGCATTAAAAACAGCTGGTCGTATGGATCTGGTGGGCAATGGGCCTAAATGTCTGATTCCATATCAGAAACCAGGGCATTTTCCATCCAGACGTGATCAAGGTAAGCGATATGGTCAGAAGCCATATGCGAAAAAGGGGAATGAGCGTAAAGGAATGAAGAAACGATGAAATATTTTCGTCAGTTGATTATCGTTTTTGGCTTTTACTATGGAGGAGAATGGATATCTACCTTGTTTCATTTACCATTACCAGGCTCACTTGTAGGTATGATCTTATTGTTTTGTGCTTTACAGTTACATATACTGCCATTATCTTCAGTGGAAGATACTGCTGATTTTTTACTTGCGCACCTGCCATTTTTCTTTATTCCCGCTGGGGTTGCGCTAATGGCGAATTTTATGCATATCCAAAGCATCTGGTTTCAAATCCTTTTGGTATGTTTGATCACAACGATTCTTACCATGGGGTGCAGTGGATTTTGTATACAAAAGCTGATGGAAAGGAAGCGTGATTAAATGAAGGCGTTATTTACTTCGCCAATGTTTGGCATTCTGTTATCCTTAGTGGCTTTTGAAATTGGTCTGTGGATTCAGAAGAAAACCAAATTATTGGTATTGAATCCTTTATTGCTGGCAATTACAATGATTATCGTTTTACTATTGCTTTGTGATATTCCTTTATCATCTTATCAGGTGGGTGGAAATATGATCAATATGTTTTTAGGACCAGCAACGGTAGTATTGGCAATCCCATTATATCGTCAGGCACATAATCTGAAATACTATTTTGCGCCAATCATGATTGGCATCTGTGCAGGAGTTGTCTGTGGCTTAACTTCTACTTTGTTATGTAGTATGCTTATGGGCTTTGATCGTGAAATTATTGCCAGTATCATGCCAAAATCCATTACTACACCAATTGGAATTGAATTAAGCGCACAGCTTGGCGGTATTGAGGCAGTAAGCGTATTAACGATTCTGGTAACGGGGATTATGGGAGCAGTTGTCGCAGATATGGTATTTCGTATTTTCCATATCGATCATCCTATTGCCAAAGGAGTAGCACTTGGAACAAGTGCCCATGCAATTGGCACAACCAAGGCATTATCTCTTGGTCATATCGAAGGTGCCATGAGTTCTTTAGCGATTGGTGTCAGTGGATTGATCACAGTATTTTGTGCACCGGTTGTATGGGATATGATACAAGCTTTTCTATAACAGTAAAACAGGTCCATGTGACCTGTTTTTTTAAATGCGTATTACTTCCTGATATACCTGATGAAGCAGTGTCCATGTGAAATGATCAACGACACCATCTTTTCTCAGGCCTAAAAGATCTTGAAATGCAAGGACACATTGATGCGTTGCTACGCCAAAGCAGGCATCAGCGTCAATAAAAGGAATGGAGGAGTAAAAATTAGAAATGGTTTGTAAGCGATTTTGTATGAGTAAGACAGAGGCTCCACTAGCGCCAAGGGTTAGTGGTTTTTTAGGAAAAGGAGGCATTCCCTGTGTCGTAAAGATGCCCGCTTCGATCTTGGAGGCAGTGGTAAACAACAAGTTCCATGTGTTTTGATCAATTATGCCATCCCCATGTATTTGGAATAGCTCTTGAAATACTTTGATTGCATTTACACATCGATCATGCATGATACCATCCACAAGGATGTTTGGTATGGCTGGATACATGGAAGCGACTGTATTGATTGCACGCTGTATCATACAGACTGTTTTCATGTCCTGTAGGCTGTCAGGATAATCCATTGGTTGATTTTGAGGATCTATTAATTCTAAAATACGTGTACAGACAGATATTAGATTTGTCTGCGTTGTTGAATCAAGGAGGCCACTCACCTGTGTATGGCTTAATTTTTGAAACGCAATGATCGCATCTTTGGTTTCATTATCAAAGATATGTGTGACACGAAGTGGTGGCAGTTCTTCATAAAAATTCGCAAGAAAGGAAAGGCAGGTTTGTAGATC
Coding sequences:
- a CDS encoding LrgB family protein, with the translated sequence MKALFTSPMFGILLSLVAFEIGLWIQKKTKLLVLNPLLLAITMIIVLLLLCDIPLSSYQVGGNMINMFLGPATVVLAIPLYRQAHNLKYYFAPIMIGICAGVVCGLTSTLLCSMLMGFDREIIASIMPKSITTPIGIELSAQLGGIEAVSVLTILVTGIMGAVVADMVFRIFHIDHPIAKGVALGTSAHAIGTTKALSLGHIEGAMSSLAIGVSGLITVFCAPVVWDMIQAFL
- a CDS encoding CidA/LrgA family protein, coding for MKYFRQLIIVFGFYYGGEWISTLFHLPLPGSLVGMILLFCALQLHILPLSSVEDTADFLLAHLPFFFIPAGVALMANFMHIQSIWFQILLVCLITTILTMGCSGFCIQKLMERKRD
- a CDS encoding peptidoglycan-binding protein, producing MDIPLYVDEEIKHYAVEITKQGYQKIQIENIEIFDHIHACLKVSLRPLLSDETNIKLKIISSMEKKPCNMQPWQIKKFTFPAYVAFKRNHQRVYLDGTSYLKSIANANVNPTWPLDILKTTISELLFTTFQQAAAKDSIQDQIYVIDETCSFLHASIQLSYDIVDKLLMDILEKHQNEWILPVDDSFHSSIRSMEDIIYHKHLKISSIQEYGTQGNIMGDLQTCLSFLANFYEELPPLRVTHIFDNETKDAIIAFQKLSHTQVSGLLDSTTQTNLISVCTRILELIDPQNQPMDYPDSLQDMKTVCMIQRAINTVASMYPAIPNILVDGIMHDRCVNAIKVFQELFQIHGDGIIDQNTWNLLFTTASKIEAGIFTTQGMPPFPKKPLTLGASGASVLLIQNRLQTISNFYSSIPFIDADACFGVATHQCVLAFQDLLGLRKDGVVDHFTWTLLHQVYQEVIRI
- a CDS encoding YgiQ family radical SAM protein, translating into MAFLPTTREEMLQQGYEQVDFVYVSGDAYVDHPSFGCAIITRVLQAYGYSCAILAQPDWHNDDEFTQFGEPRLGFLVSAGNIDSMVNHYSVNKRRRDKDYYSDEGVMGKRPDRPTIVYTQILKRLYPHKPVMIGGIEASLRRLSHYDYWDDKVRRSILMDSQADLLMYGMGENTIVEVADALASGLEAKDICYIRGTVWKTKSIEYVSDYIMLPSYEEVCKDKRTYAKSFHIQHENIDAIAAKVLVEPYDGWYVVQNQPPLPLTQEEMDFTYSLPYERTYHPKYKYIPAIEEVQFSIVSNRGCFGSCAFCAITHHQGRVISTRSKESIVEEAKRITEMPNFKGYIHDVGGPTANFSREACDKQREFGACKSRECLFPKPCNNLIVDHSRYLDILRAVRELPRVKKVFIRSGIRYDYLMYDKNDEFFDELVQHHISGQLKVAPEHISAEVLDKMGKPRKELYLKFVEKFKQKNEQFHKDQYIVPYLMSSHPGCDLNGAIELACYLKKIHHTPKQVQDFYPTPGTPATCMYYTGLDPKTMKPVYVARTHEEKAMQRALMQFTYPQNYDLVYKALKTAGRMDLVGNGPKCLIPYQKPGHFPSRRDQGKRYGQKPYAKKGNERKGMKKR